One Ananas comosus cultivar F153 unplaced genomic scaffold, ASM154086v1, whole genome shotgun sequence genomic window, CCACCCAATGCCTCCACAATCGCACAACGTCGAGCTCCCCCATGGTCTCCTCAAGCTTTCAAGTCTTTCGTCGGGACTAGCCGGCCTCGACTACTTCCTGCTCTACTGACTTCACCACGGACCCTTGTCATGCCTCCTGACTGCTTTGCATTTCGACTACTTGTTGATGCACAGCACCTTTAGCTTTTGTCCTACAAACCCGTTCAAGCCCCTCTCCATTAGGCTCTCACGGAATTCCACTTCGATTCGCAATCAAAATGTTCGGCCAAGTTCGAGCCAATCGAACACCTTGTCTCTTTTCGCTCGCAACTTGCCATATCCCCATTCTAGGGAAACCACCCTCATGATTGATCGCTGAACGAAACTCAGTTCACTCTCTGCTTAGTCTGAACCTCAAGTCTAGTTGCCACGGCACTGCCGCTACCCTGCGCGCACCGCCCTTACAGAACTTCGATACCTCGACCCTTCCCGCAGTTGCGAACTGTCCATACTCTAACCAGCACCATGATCCCGGGTGAATCCACACACCACTCAACCCGACTAAGGATGTCTCATCTGTCCAACTCGTGGGCACATTGTAAAGAGCAACCGATCTCCACACCGGCCTTTTCGCACCAAGAGAAGTGCTAAGCTCTCTCGCAATCCTTGGTCCCCTTCACAACCTAGTCCAACGCCTAGCTGTTACTACCATGGATTCGTCTACCTAGACTCCCAACTTGAGCTCCACGAAGCGAACTCTTTTACCACATGTGTTGTATCCCACTTCCTGTCATAGACGAGCTCCTTCACCGAGTCAATGCACATGGGAACACTTAATGACCAAGCGTGCTCCCCCACTCTGAGTCGTTCCCACAACCAAGCGCACTCAGACCCCATCGGCATTCTCAATGCCCCACATTCCGCTCTTCTAGTTTCGGCTCTGCCACAACCTTCACTAATCCCTCAAGCGGAACCCATGTCATCCATCCAATGGATACATGCATGCTACCTCGAGCCACCGACGCTGTCACCGTTCTGCTCGAAGCTAGTCTTACCACCTCACTCCGCGAGTTAAGGTTCCAACCTCAATCCATTCTCTTGCACAAGGATGCCTTCTCTTTCCATATCATGGGCACACTCCAAAGAGTCATCGATCTCCCCATCGATCTTCCTTTATCAAGAGAGAAATACTGGTCCATCAAGTAGCCCTTTGGTATTCCCGCAACTTTGGTCAAAGCTGCTCCCAACGAAGACTACTGCCCGTCAGACTTCAAACTCAGCATACACGAAGTAAACTCTTTCGCTCAGTGTTTCACCGCCCAATCCATATCCTTTCGAGAAGCACCATCGTCGAGGATTCACATTCAGGAATACATCTCCACCTTATGTACTCCCCCACCCTGAGCCGTAAGCACCTCTGCACAATTTAGGTTCCTTGGGCATTCGCAATACCCAACTCCGCGGCAACCCCAACCACGGACCGCAAACTGATTCTTCATAATCATTGCCCCGTCGTCTGCCACACGACTAAGGCCTTCACCATTTCTCCATCCTGAGAATGACTTGAAAATCCTCACAAGATACCGACATGAACTTGGCTTTCGCCCCACCACGAGTCCACACCAACAGACACTTCCCTCGCTGTTATCTGACTCTCATCCATGCGTAGTGCAAGTCCGAACCACCCGACTTTACTCGTCGCAAAGAATTCGTGGGCAGCACCAATATCCATCACAACTCAACTCCGCATCTCTCACAAGCGAAGTATTGTCCCAATGCAGTCGGCTCCAAGTCCTTCCGTCAGAGTGACTCTGCTCACTCCAACTTCGCCGCCAAGGTCGCACCTTTCGGCCATACTTCCATCCCAAAAGAGCTCAAcatagctctgataccacttgtcacgGGGTTAGCATTTTCGCCTCAAAAATCCCCGCGCGGTGCTCAAGTGTCGCACACCCGAGCCAGCCTTCTCGAGTCCCTTACACGGACAAGTCTCCCAGacttaacagcggaataccaatccaagcatttagccaagcttgctcctccccGAGACTTATAGCCCGACCCTTCGCCTGTAATCGAACCCCTCGTCGAACTCCCCGAGTtcccaacgagcaaccccaataccGAGGTTGGCCACTAAGCTAGGTGCATCCCCTTTTGCCAACCGATCTCTCCTCGAGAGTGCTTCATCACCGAATGCCTTGCTGCCTTCGTCGCCGGCCCAAGGACATTACAAGTTCTCCCCCAACTTGTACCACCACAAGTCTAGCCGAGCGTTCTGCCTCACCACGCGTCCCGCTCCCACGACTTGACCTGCACGCCACCCGCGTCAAGGTCCGGGCTCCGCGACATCGCATGCCACGAAGGGCACTCACGAACATAACTCCTTCATGTCTTGCCTCATGCGCCTGACAACGCCCATGGCCATACCGCCTACGCGCCCTGCTCGCTCGGTCAAACGGCTTACCTCCGAAAAGCCACCCAAGTGTGCGCCACAAGCTCGCTTGCCCCCAACATCAGCACCTCAGCGTGACACCACGCATGTCCATGCTTCGCACCTCCGTGCTTCGCATTCGACCGGTGCGGCCCTCGTGTCCCATCGCTCCTGACTAGGGGACCAACAAGACCACACCGTGCTTCTCGACCGTCTCAACGACCCTCGCTTTGCCACGGCGCTCCGTGCCCTTGACTCCTATAGGTTCGCCTCATAAGGCCCCATACAAACGAACCGGCCTCGCCCCGCATCGCTAGCCACTGGCCCCTCCTTGGCTCGACCACGCCTGGCCGCTTACACCATGGGTCCAGTCTCTCAAGGTTCACTATACGGATACCGATACCGCTTGCCTCCTTGGGTTCCGCCCCTCGAGTCTCGTAGGCCACCCACCTTACGAATTCTCCCTCGGCGTGCCTCCCTTTAGCGTTCCTATCGAGTCCCGCCTCCTTGGCCTTCGTGGGCGCCGCGCCCCACGAATCCCCGCTCGGCACACTTGCCTTCGCAAGCCTTGTCCTTTACGGAGGACCGTCCGTCGCTAGACTATCCCTCATCCGCTCGTACGCTCCACTACAGATATCCAAGCCAGCATAAGGTAGCGCAAGCGATCCTAGGGAAGAAGCCTCCCGGTATTCCCCGCTCCGTAATGTCGTCGACCTCTCTCGTCTCCGACATTACCCTAGGCCCGTGTCCCTTCAACCGTCCATTAACCGGCTACACGGAACGCTAGGCTTGGCTactccgctagccaagggacgACCGATGTCCTATGGGTCGACGAGGGAGTCGGGGCCACTTACGAAGTGTCCACCCTTCCTCTAATACCCTTACGAGGCATCCACTcctttggcaccccgggggtaTAAAGATgctcaccgaggggtacgtttttCAACCCCGCATGCGGCACCTATTTCCATGTCATGGCACGGGCCATTGCTAGGGAATTGCCTCCGTTGACTTGACAACGACTCCTACCTGACGGAACGCCTCAACTCCGCAACTCCATAACTTCGTCAACCCAAATGCCTACCAAATATGGCCCCCAAAGGTGTCACGGTCGAGACCCAACGATCGACCTGTGACAGTACGAAGAGACGGCTGCGTTCCCGAGGGAGGACGGTGACTACCGCAGCAAAGGCGGAGAGGACGAAAAAGTCAGAGCGAACCATCCCGgcgaagacaaagaagaagaaaggagagagCGGGGCATTGGGGGAGACCGCGGGGGGGCCGCGGGGCGGGGGGCGGGCGCCGTACGCGAGGGCGGGGAGCGCGAAACGCGGGGAGGGCTCCGTTAGGTTGCCAAATAGaagtttatataaataataatataatgagcTAAAATTAATtggtttttttctttaaaaaaagtgaaaaatatataaataaaaacgaAAGTTGAACAAGTTAACGGTGCAGGAACCAAGGAAAAATTATcgcaaaaaattctaaaattaatctCCATAAAATCACACGCATCGAGATCTCCAGCACCACAAATATGCCACAATTATTAAGAAATTAAACCcctaagaggaaaaaaaaaagagaggaagagagagtaaAGATGCgatttttaatcatattttgtTCGATTAAAGCTTAAAAACCCTCGATCAACGGAGAAGCAGAAACCCTAGACGAGATAAACACAGAGAGATCGCACGGATCCGGAGAAACCATAAGATCCGGTCGAACCCCTATTTCGAAACCACACAAACAACCGGAAACCCTTATTTCGAAACCACACAAACAACCGGAAACCCTAATTTCGAAACCACACAAACAACAcagagacgacgacgacgacgaccaaCGCAAGAGGAGGACGAACACCAGTATTTCACCGATTATTACATACCATTACTACTGCTAGTAGtagtagcagtagcagtagcagcaggAGGAGTGGATCGGCGAGGAAGAAGGCGACCGACCGGCCGACCGGAACCCTAGAAGAGCTGGCCGCAGTCGGCGATGGTGACGGTCTCGGAGGTGGTGCCGCTGCAGGATCCGACGTTCTCGATGGCCCTGACGACCTCCATGCCCGCGACGACCTGGCCGAAGACGACGTTCTTGCCGTCGAGCCAGGGCGTGGCGACGATGCAGATGAAGAACTGGGAGCCGTTGGTGTTGGGCCCTGCGTTGGCCATGGAGAGCACCCCGGGCCCCGTGTGGCGCCGCACGAACTTCTCGTCGGCGAACCTCTCCCCGTAGATCGACTCCCCGCCGGTGCCGTTGCCGCGGGTGAAGTCCCCGCCCTGGCACATGAAGTCCGGGATCACGCGGTGGAACGTCGACCCCTTGTAGTGGAGCGGCTTCCCCGAGCGCCCCACGCCCTTCTCCCCCGTGCACAGCGCCCTGAAGTTCTCCGCCGTGCGCGGCGCCTCCTTCGCGTACAGCTCCATCACGATCCGCCCCGCCGGCGCCCCCCCGATCGCCATGTCGAAGAACACCAGcgcacgacgacgacgaggaccAACAATCTGATAAGGAGACATAGGGTTTTTGGGAGTTGGGTGCGCTTTGGATAGAGAGCGAGAGATGGTGGGGTAAGCGCGGGCTGAGGGTTATTTATAATGGAGACCCGGGGTGAGTGAGGGGTGAGGGGATTCTAGTCCTCTGAGGATCCGGACCGTTGGAGGAGGACACGTGGCGTGATAAGGAGGTCGGGGGCGGGCATGTGCGGTCGCCACTGGGTGTGACATTCGCGCGGTGGGAGACGATCCGCTGCGTGGCGGGTTGCGTCGAAGTTTTTACAACCGGGGCACGTGTCGTGTTATGATTGGTTCTGTCCAGGGCGTAGCAAATTGCTGCGCGCCCGGATATTTTCGGTGCTTACGCTGTGgggtttaaattaaaaaaaaaagaaaaaaacccgGTCCGCCACGTCATCAGAGAGCTACTCTACATGTGCGCCATTGTTTCAGTTGTCCAggtgtattttgaattttgaatggttCGGTCTAATAGACCCGGTCTAGGACGGTGTTAGacgataattaataataataataataataataatattgtcaaTGGATAAGGATTAAAGTGGAGCTGCTTTAGTCTTCTTTTCAATCTATACCTTTGCTTTGCAGCCGCACATCGATTTCGGACTAAAATTTATCGGAGCGGATTTAATGGCGATACCTGGTCTCTATAGATTTGCTCAGGTACTCTAGTCTTTTTTATCTTTCAAGCTCACCTGTTTCTTTTGAAGTAGTAAAGAGGATAAGGTTccaacattaaaattttatgattttaatgATAAAGAACGTTGAGTTTGCCACTAGATGTTTAAGTTTGGAATCTTAAGATAGGCAATTTTatgcacaaaaaaaatattgaaatctCCAAATACTTACTTCAAAGATCTCGCTTTAATGTGACCATAATTGGTTATTCGCCTTCTGACGAAAGTTGATTATCCAAGTATGAACGTAAGATTGTTTCCGATTCGACGAGTGGAAGTTCAATGCATTGAATTTGTTATATTCGTTCTCTGAGTTTCCAGTTAGCTCGAGCCAATCTCAGAGAGCATCGCTAAAACTTCATATTTCTTCTCGTAAATTGATTCTATTTTTAAAACGTTTGCAGGACACCATCAAGAATTGAGTTGCAAGTATGTATGGATGGCCCAAGCCACTAGAAGTGACAATAATGGATCCTTCAAAgtaaatgacaaaaaaatacCACATAATTACGGagaagggattttttttttgttttgggggCATATTTACCTCTCAAAATACATGCACTTGCCTCTATACCCCTCTAAAGTTACAATAGTCCCTAAATTGTTAGAATTAGCCCATATTTGATGAATACCCTTCAGCTTAAATTTGTGTGGATGCCCATCAGCTTTTGAGCTTTCCGAGTAGTATATAAGGAActattttttcactttcaaATGCGAAACGCTCTTAAGTGGCGGTTTGACATGGACAGTATCGGCTACTTTGTAGGGCTTAAATACAAATATGGGCTATTTCCATGGACATGCTTTCGAAAGGTTTACATACATAAAAGAAGCcagttgaaaattatttttgaccagggatttaagtgccgtgacacggggtcgtgccggaaacttgccggcacggtacggcatggtgcgtgccgagccgtgccggtcaaaaaaattcttgtgtgtcgacacataataacatgaaatatttattttctttagcaacaaaatattctaattattttttatgtctttttatcatatcttttgaactgtattaagaaaattacttactaatttaaagaatagagggttttgagctgtgccatcggcacggggtgtgtatcgtgccgatattttgttggcacggtacggcatggtggatacggcccatgccgacaggcacttaaaaccttgatttTGACAAGTGTCACTGATCCTACTTTGGAAAATCTTGCAGAGCCTTGAAGAAGCCGGTCGGAATTCTCCATGTGAGGGTCGTGAGGGCGTCCAATCTACGAAAGAAAGATTTTTTGGGTAAATCAGATCCGTACGTGAGGCTCAAGATGTCCGACGATAAAGTTCCATCTAAGAAAACAACAGTAAAGCACAGCACTCTCAACCCTGAATGGAATGAGGAATTCAAGTTCACCGTTACGGATCCGGAAACTCAATATTTGGATCTCAGCGTCTATGATTGGGAACAGGTGTGTCCTTTTCCACTAACAGATTTTCTGTTTTCGTGTCCTTTTTCAATTTATCATTGCCATCTATTTCcgttaatttgaaaaaaaaaagaaaagaaaaaagaacaggccactttttcatttttgaaaggtaaaaatgtatagaacttacctAAACTTTGGACCATTTTGAGTTGGCTAAGCAacctttcaaattatttgatttgaatcagtcaacgactctttaactttaaaatttaaatatgttgttaatctttacaagtttaattagtattcttcatgcaattctcgaaactataaattcattaatgtAAATAATTAGCTCAgattttgaaatcaaagtaaTATTGACCGAGTCAAATCAAACGAATTAAAAGGCCAATTCAAATGGTCTATAGTTTCGGTAGGTTCTGTATGTTTTAACCTTTTTCAAATTCAGCTCGCTTTCAAACTTGTACAAGTAAACAGAACCCCGTTCGCTACAGGATCAAGAAGCGCGGTTTTAATAACTGATGCACAATTTTGAAATGTGGACTAAATTGCAAGAAAAGAAAGTGTGGCATTTTAGCGAAAATGCCATAGTGTTTGTTCTATTAAGTAATATTatgtttttgttcttttcttagGTGGGCAAACACGATAAAATGGGCACGAACGTTGTTCACTTGAGAGATCTTACGCCCGATGAGACGAAAACGTTGACTCTTAACTTGCTAAAAAGTATGGATCCGAATGATCCCGAAAATGAGAAGCCGCGCGGAGAGATTGTTCTCGAGGCAAAGTATAGGCCTTTTAAGGAAGAAGAACTAGCAAGAGATGTCGGTGAAGGCGCAGATATTGTAGAGAAGGCTCCGGACGGTACTCCGCAGGGTGGCGGTTTGCTTGTTGTTATTGTTCACGACGCGCAGGATCTCGAAGGAAAGCACCATACGAACCCATACGTGCAAATATTTTTCAagggagaggggaaaaaaaccAAGGTATTTTGTGTGAGAAGCTCGTACTTACCGGTTTCGTTTCGAATTTGAGATGTTTTTATCTGTACTTCTGCAAAATTATCCATCTACATATGCGCTTCATAATCTTAATTTGcgacatatattatatatccgTTGTATTTGCAAATGATGAACATCGTTCTCTAGtagtttaagtttttggagAACAATGGTTGTATCAtttaatttaacatgatatcagagtaggaccttgtttcatataatttataatttaagtgGGCATATACGCAATTTGAAGCCTCTTTTGTGCAGGAGGGGGTACGCGATTGAAAGCTCCTtgtatttttagtattttatcaTCTGATAACGGAATATTTTCTCGATGCAGCGCATAAAGAAAACTAGGGATCCAAAATGGGAGGAGGAATTTCATTTTGTATGTGAGGAACCACCTATTAATGAAAAATTGCATGTAGAGGTATATAGCAAGCCATCGAAGGTTGCGATACTATCTTCCAAGGTACAGCATATCTTTTCGACCATTCGCCAAGAAAATGGCATTGTATTCGTTTAATTTTTCCGTGCTTTTATTTGACTATAGTAATTCTATCAATTCGCACAAAATTATGTTTtagttattttcaattttaccacCGAAGAACAGAATTTACAGGGAAGTTAGCTGATTTCGTACATCATGTTTTCATCAATGaggttatgatttttttttttttccatagctATATTTCTTCCACATGTTCTTTAAAGTTATGATCAGAAACTAGT contains:
- the LOC109703873 gene encoding peptidyl-prolyl cis-trans isomerase-like; amino-acid sequence: MSPYQIVGPRRRRALVFFDMAIGGAPAGRIVMELYAKEAPRTAENFRALCTGEKGVGRSGKPLHYKGSTFHRVIPDFMCQGGDFTRGNGTGGESIYGERFADEKFVRRHTGPGVLSMANAGPNTNGSQFFICIVATPWLDGKNVVFGQVVAGMEVVRAIENVGSCSGTTSETVTIADCGQLF
- the LOC109703872 gene encoding synaptotagmin-2, whose translation is MYGWPKPLEVTIMDPSKALKKPVGILHVRVVRASNLRKKDFLGKSDPYVRLKMSDDKVPSKKTTVKHSTLNPEWNEEFKFTVTDPETQYLDLSVYDWEQVGKHDKMGTNVVHLRDLTPDETKTLTLNLLKSMDPNDPENEKPRGEIVLEAKYRPFKEEELARDVGEGADIVEKAPDGTPQGGGLLVVIVHDAQDLEGKHHTNPYVQIFFKGEGKKTKRIKKTRDPKWEEEFHFVCEEPPINEKLHVEVYSKPSKVAILSSKESLGYVDIGLADAVGNRRTNEKYDLIGSKSGRIQIELQWRPS